Below is a genomic region from Leptospira yasudae.
GAGTATGGATTCTCCGTTTCCTCCGTAAAGATTTAGACTCCATTTTTGTTCTTTGGAATTCGCGTTGTGTTTCCAGCGGAATACGATCGAGTTTTGTCCGGTCATATCCACGGTCCTTCCTTTAATCGGAAATACCAAGGCCGGAAGTACGGATGTTTCCTTTTCGGCTTTCGGTTCGTTTCCGTTTTCCGTTTGTTTGGAAGGAATCGTTTCGTTGGTCGCGGCCGTCGTCGGCGCGGCAGTTTGTATTTCCGGAACTTCCGTCTTTTGAACGGTTTCCGTTTTTTCAACCTGGAACGATCTCGCTTCGGATACGGCTTCGGTTCCCGGTAAGTTCGAGAAGGACTTCACTCTCCAATGATATTTTCCTCCCGATAACGGAATGGAGATCGAAGTTTTAAAAACCGTGAGTTGCCTGAGCCCCGATTTGAAATCGGGCGACTCCGAAATTTCCAAAATATAACCGGTCGCTAAACGGGAAGGTTTCCATCGAAACGATTGCAGCTCGCCGCCTTCCAAGCTCGTGTTCTTCAACGGAAACAACAACGTTACGGGAGGGTTGGGGAGAATGCGAAATTTCCTGACTTCGGAAAGTTTCGTTTTGTCCGCGGAGATGAGCCTCCAATAATAGATTCCTTCGGGAAGATTGGCGTCCGCAAAATCCCCTTTGGATTCCTTTTTGAAAATCAAAGGATGAAAACTTCGGTTTAACGAAACTTCTAATACGACATTGGGAATGGAAGGGACCGGTTTCCATCGGAATAGGATCCTGGCCTCTCCGGTTTCCGGAAAAATCCGATGATTGTCCACGGGTTCGAACAAGGTCCATTCTTCCCGGATCGGCTGCAGCGATTCGTTTCCGACTCTCGCCTTTTCACCTTCTTTGATTTCCTTGGTTTCCTGATTGGAGTCGATCCATTTCAAGGTTCCTTTGGTGAGTTCTACGAGATTGTCACCGCTCGTTCCGTCCCGCGTTACGCGAAACAGACTGGATTTGTCCGTCGACTTCAGAACCGTTTTGCCGGACGTAAGGCTTACCGATCGGGTAGATTGCACTCGAACCGAACCTTCCTCCAATTCCAGAAGTTCCTCTTCTTCCTTAAGATTGATTACGATCATCGATCTCGGATCCAATTCGAATTTGGTTCCCGAGGTCAGAGTGACGACGGCTTCGGACAATTCGTCGGTTCGAACGGAATCGTGATTGAAGATCGGAAAGTTCTGCTCCACATCCTGCCAGATCATACGATCCGAAAATTTTCTCTGCGCGGTTTTGTATTTGAACGTGATGTTTCCTACGGTTTCCTTTCTGCCTTCCCCGAAATCGGCCGCGCCTTCTCTCCAAAAAAGAAAAAGGGAAACGCAAAGCGCGAGAAGGGACAGAACGCCCACTTGGATTTCCTTTCGAAATTTCGAATATAGGTTCATGCCAAGGACCGGGAAGGCGATTCAGGGTCGGGAATTCCGCATAACACGCGTAATTCTTCGAGAGATTTAGGGCAATCCTGATCCTCTTTCCAACCTAACACCGCGTAGATGGACTGCGGTTTTTCCTTTCCGCGGATCCATACGGGAGGAAGTTCCACGAAGTTGAAATGATCCTTTGCCTGTTGATACGTGCTTTCCGAGATGAGAATGTCGGTTCCGAATTCCTTGTTCAAGTATTCTATTCTGGACGCGAGATTGACCGTATCGCCGATCACCGTGAATTCAAGCTTCTTCTCCGAACCGATCTGTCCCACGATCACCGGACCGGAATTGATTCCGCAACCGAAACGGGTAAACGGACGACCTATCTCGTGACCCTTGCTGTTGAACTCGATCAACGCTCTTCGCATTAACAAGGCCGCGTTGATCGCGTTCTTCGGTTCGTGACCGTCGTGAACGAGCGCGCCCCAGTGAGCCATCACCGCGTCTCCGATGAACTTATCCACGATTCCCTGAGTGAGATAAATACATTCCACCATCTCGGTGAAGTATTGATTCAGAAATTCTACGACTTCTTCCGGCTTCATCTTTTCGGACATTCCCGTAAAGTTTCGTAGATCGGAAAAGAAGACCGTAACGTCTCGGTTTTCGCCGCCTAGCTTGAGATCGGAAGATAACGCGCGTTCGGCGATTTCCTTGTTTACGAATTTACCGAAGGTGCTTTTGATCTTTTCGCGTTCCTCGAGTCCGCGCGCCATTCGCAAGAACGAGTTGGTAAGAACCCCCACTTCGTCGTGCGTTGTGGGACGGATATCAACGTGATAATTCCCTTGTTCCACTTTACGCGTCGCACTGAGAAGCTGAATGATCGGAATCGTCAGAGTTCTTGAAAACACGAACACGACGAAGAATGCCACGGATAAAACCGAAATCATGATGAGAAGATTCTGTCTTCTAATCTTGTAAACCGCCTCGAAAGCGAGATCGGCGTCCAACGTGGAAAGAATTCCGAGCCCTCCTACTTCGAGCTGTTGATACGAACCGAGCATTTCCCTTCCTTCAAAATCGAAACGCTGCGAACCGTTATCCGAAGGACTGCGAAGCATATTCTCCACAAGAGGATGTTTTTTATAATCCCGACCGGAGATCGCTTCCTTGTCGTTCGAGTGCGCGATCAGATTTCCGGAAGAATCCACGACGAGCATTTGGAAGAAGTCCGTTTGTCGAACCGCCAAAAAAGAATCCAAAAATTCCGTGGCGGAAAAAACCAAACCCGAAATCTCCGCGCCTTCGGATACGGGAAGAAGAACCGCAACGGCGGGGAAGCCGAACTCGGAAGAAACATTCAATACTTCTAATGTTCCGGACAAACGGGAAGAAGCCTTTTCCAAAGCGCCTTTCAGCGTCTCCGGATCGGGAACTCCCGAAACCGAATTCGTCTTTAAAAATTTCAGATTCCAAAAAAGCGAACTGATTTCGCGGACGGAATCCCCCGGTTTGGATCGAAAGCGAACATACGCGACCGCGTTCGGATTGGCGCGGAAGAATTTTTCCGATTCGGCCGGACGAAAGTCCTGAATCTTACGAGTGGTTTCCTTCAGTTGTCCGCTCAGCTGCAGACCGGTCATTCTTGCGAGAGAAAGATTGTATTCCTGAATGAGAATCTCGCTGTATTTTCTGAAAAAGTACGTCGCCATCGTAATCATCAAACTCATGCTGATCATGATGATCGCGGAAACGATGGAGAGAAGTTTTACCCGGATCGTAAACCGGGAAGGACGGAACGGCTCGTCGTAACCGTGCGGGTGTTGAGGATGCTTTAGAAAATCATAATATTTTGATTCGATCGAGGACGCAAGTCCGTGACCCGTCCAAATCAGACAAGGAGTGTTGTGCGAACGGTTTTTCAGGAATTGAAAGAATTTTTCCGAGGATTCTCCGCTGCCGGAAAGAATCTTATCGCTGTCCGCGGAAGAGATCGTAAAACCTCCGTGTTTCAAATCGCGTACGAGTCTTAAAAAATCGTGGGACTTTTTGAGAGTTTCCGCTTCCTTTCCCGGAAGACAAAAAACGACTTCTCTGATTCCAAGCGCGAGCTTTTCGCCAATCAGACTTCGGATTAATAAATCGGGATCGTCTCCGTCGGAGTGAAGATTCGGTAGTTCTTCCCAACGGATCGTTTTATCCCGTTTCCGTATGAATCGATCAAGCAGCCTGGACATCCGTTCCCTGTTCTCCTTAATTCTGGAGAAGAATGAAGATGTTTTTTCTCCTGTCATCCTAAAATCGAAAATTTAAACAGAAGACATAGTTAAGGCCAAACGATTTGAACGAAAATCGACACAGATCGGACAAAGAAAGCGGTTCTAGATCGCCGAAAGACGATTTGGCCTTGCCGGATGGGGATTTATTCGAAAACTGTTCCCATGGATTGGAACGGAATTCAAACCTGGTTTTCGAAGGAATTCTTTTTGGAATTCGGAAACGCTTTCGGAATTTTTCTCTTCGTATTATTTTTCGGTTATATACTCGGAGACAGAATCGTTCCGAGACTTTCCGCCGTTCTTTTTCAGAATAGAATTCCCAGCTCTCATCCTCTTTTTAAAGCGGGAAGAAGAATCATCCGTTTGCTTTTCTTCCTTCTGGCGACGTTTTTATTCCTAAAGTTTCTCAAACTTCCCACTGGTTCGGGAGAATTCGTCTTTTTAGGATACAAAATTCTTTCGATCGTTCTTTTAACCTTTTCGCTCGTTCGTCTTTTTTCGGCGGTGTTCGAAACGTATTCCGAAAAAACCGACGGTTTGATTTCTTCGGCGTCGATCATCAGCAACGTAGTTCGAATCACGTTATTCGCCATCGGTGTTTTGTTGATCCTGCAATCGCTCGGCATTTCGGTCGCACCGATTCTCGGAGCCCTCGGAGTGGGAGGTCTTGCGGTCGCGCTCGGTTTGCAGCCGACCCTTTCCAATTTATTTTCGGGTCTCAGCATTCTTCTAGGAAAGCAGCTCAAAAAAGGGGATTACGTTCGTCTATCGGGAGAAGGACTCGAAGGTTACGTGCAGGACATCACATGGAGAAGCACGACGATCCGCAGATTCAACAACAGCACGATCGTGGTCCCGAATTCCGTCATGGCCTCATCCGTGTTTACTAACTTCGATCTGCCCACGAAAGAATTTTCGATTCAGATCGAAGCCGGTGTCGCTTATCAATCCGATCTCGAACGAGTGGAAACTCTCGCGGTGGAAATCGGAAACGAAGTATTGAAGAAGTTCTATCAGTCGCCTTCGACCAAGGACGTTTCCTTCGCTTATCAAAAGTTCTCCGAAAGTTCCATCGATTTCAAAGTCGTTCTTCCTTCTCAGGAATTCACGGATCAGTTTCAGATCAAACACGAATACATCAAACTTCTCCATTCCCGTTTTCAAAAAGAAGGAATCGAATTGAGGCTGCAAAACAAGAAATGAAACGAGCGAACGGGAAACGGATAACTTTCTATTCTGTTGTCAACCCGTTTAAAGACCGGTCACTTGGACCGACAAACAATCGAACGCCTTAAAGATACTTGCAAACATGAAAGATTCTTTTTTTAAAGACGCGTTTTATTACTGGAACGTATTGAGCGTCGATATCGTATGCGGAGCGGTCGCTTCGGCTTGGTTTGCATCCTCCCTTCTCCATACGCAAATGAGAACGGCGTTTTGGATTTTATTGCCCGCGTCCGTTTGGGTCATCTACAGCGCGGATCATCTGATCGACGGCTGGAAATTGGGAGAAAACAGCGCGAACGAACGGCACGCATTCCATTACAAAAACAGAATTTTCTTAAGTTGGATCACGATGATCGCGGCTGTTCTGTGTTTTGTCTGCGGGATACTGTTTCTGCGGGAATGGGTCGTAAACGTCGCTTTGATTTTGGGAATCTTCGTGTTTTTGCACGTCGTCTTTTCGTATCTTCAAATTCCCTTCTTTTGGAAAGAATGTTCCGTTTCCGTTCTTTATACCGCCGGAGTTTGGTTCGGTCCGATCCTGCTGACGCAAAAATCCGCGTTTGAAACCTGGACACCCTGCGCCCTTTTCTTTTTAACGGCGCTTTGCAATTCTTTCGTAAATTCTTATATGGAAAAAGAAATCGATCGCAAAGAAAACGTGGAATCGATTCTCAAACAAATTTCTCCCGTCGCTTTAAAAAAGACCGTTTATACGTTAGCCGCAATCGGGGCGACAGGAATTCTTTTCTGGTTTCGGGAAAGTTCGGAGCCGATTCTCCCCGAATGTCTGTATTTGGGTTTGGGGTACGCGATTCCCGCGGGAATTCTGCGGTTTGAGACTTCGTTTCAGAAAAACCGGTTTTACAGACTTTTCGGAGAAGGTTATTTCATCCTGGCCTGTATTCCGGTTTTGATTCGACGGTGGG
It encodes:
- a CDS encoding adenylate/guanylate cyclase domain-containing protein, with the protein product MTGEKTSSFFSRIKENRERMSRLLDRFIRKRDKTIRWEELPNLHSDGDDPDLLIRSLIGEKLALGIREVVFCLPGKEAETLKKSHDFLRLVRDLKHGGFTISSADSDKILSGSGESSEKFFQFLKNRSHNTPCLIWTGHGLASSIESKYYDFLKHPQHPHGYDEPFRPSRFTIRVKLLSIVSAIIMISMSLMITMATYFFRKYSEILIQEYNLSLARMTGLQLSGQLKETTRKIQDFRPAESEKFFRANPNAVAYVRFRSKPGDSVREISSLFWNLKFLKTNSVSGVPDPETLKGALEKASSRLSGTLEVLNVSSEFGFPAVAVLLPVSEGAEISGLVFSATEFLDSFLAVRQTDFFQMLVVDSSGNLIAHSNDKEAISGRDYKKHPLVENMLRSPSDNGSQRFDFEGREMLGSYQQLEVGGLGILSTLDADLAFEAVYKIRRQNLLIMISVLSVAFFVVFVFSRTLTIPIIQLLSATRKVEQGNYHVDIRPTTHDEVGVLTNSFLRMARGLEEREKIKSTFGKFVNKEIAERALSSDLKLGGENRDVTVFFSDLRNFTGMSEKMKPEEVVEFLNQYFTEMVECIYLTQGIVDKFIGDAVMAHWGALVHDGHEPKNAINAALLMRRALIEFNSKGHEIGRPFTRFGCGINSGPVIVGQIGSEKKLEFTVIGDTVNLASRIEYLNKEFGTDILISESTYQQAKDHFNFVELPPVWIRGKEKPQSIYAVLGWKEDQDCPKSLEELRVLCGIPDPESPSRSLA
- a CDS encoding LA_0991 family prenyltransferase-like protein, whose protein sequence is MKDSFFKDAFYYWNVLSVDIVCGAVASAWFASSLLHTQMRTAFWILLPASVWVIYSADHLIDGWKLGENSANERHAFHYKNRIFLSWITMIAAVLCFVCGILFLREWVVNVALILGIFVFLHVVFSYLQIPFFWKECSVSVLYTAGVWFGPILLTQKSAFETWTPCALFFLTALCNSFVNSYMEKEIDRKENVESILKQISPVALKKTVYTLAAIGATGILFWFRESSEPILPECLYLGLGYAIPAGILRFETSFQKNRFYRLFGEGYFILACIPVLIRRWVTV
- a CDS encoding mechanosensitive ion channel family protein: MDWNGIQTWFSKEFFLEFGNAFGIFLFVLFFGYILGDRIVPRLSAVLFQNRIPSSHPLFKAGRRIIRLLFFLLATFLFLKFLKLPTGSGEFVFLGYKILSIVLLTFSLVRLFSAVFETYSEKTDGLISSASIISNVVRITLFAIGVLLILQSLGISVAPILGALGVGGLAVALGLQPTLSNLFSGLSILLGKQLKKGDYVRLSGEGLEGYVQDITWRSTTIRRFNNSTIVVPNSVMASSVFTNFDLPTKEFSIQIEAGVAYQSDLERVETLAVEIGNEVLKKFYQSPSTKDVSFAYQKFSESSIDFKVVLPSQEFTDQFQIKHEYIKLLHSRFQKEGIELRLQNKK